From the Chryseobacterium fluminis genome, the window ACCAATGACAACACTCAGCCCATTGACTGCCAGCCTATTGTCGCAGGATCTTCTGCCAGTCCATTACTCCCGGCAAGTACGGTCACTTACTCCCAGTACAATACCAGCCACACCCCGACCCCTCTCACAGCTCCTCATATTAATGAGTGGAACGTAATTTCCGATGCCGTTGGAATTCCGGGTCAGACTTATAATACATCAGCGGGAATTACCATCAGCCCGGTAATTACTTCCGTAACATCCTGGCAGTCTATCGATTTGTATTTTGCCAACGGTGAATATACGCAGCTGGGAAGAGATTGCGGATATGTCAGCAGTGGCGGCGGAGGCTTTAATACCACCTTACCAAGCGGTATTACCGTAACGTGGAACTATATAGGTCCTGCAGCTAATGGTAATGTCGTCGTATTTATCAGCTAATATTTATTTTATATATGAAAATGAAGACTCCGCGCCAAAAGGTGCGGAGTCTTTATTTATAAATCATCTGGAAATTAAAACTTCAGATCTCCATTAACTTCTCTTACCGCTTTGGCAGCTTCAGCAAATTTTAATTGCTCGTCTGCAGTAAGGGTAACATTGATGATTTTTTCCACACCGTTGGCACCGATAATAGCCGGAACGCCAAGGCAGATATCGTTTTGTCCGTATTCCCCTTCAAGCATCAGGGAGCAAGGAATCATTTTCTTTTGGTCACAAGCGATGGCCTGCACCATTACAGAAACAGCAGCACCTGGAGCATACCAGGCTGAAGTTCCCAATAATTTAGTAAGGGTAGCACCACCTACTTTGGTTTCTTCAATAACGTATTTCTGTTGTTCATCATCTAAAAATTCAGTTACAGGAACACCGTTTCTTGTTGCCTTGCTCAATAAAGGTAGCATTCCGGTATCACTGTGAGCAGCGATGACCATTCCGTCTACGTCAGAAATAGGAGCTTCCAGAGCCTCAGCCAATCTGTATTTGAATCTTGCAGAATCCAGGGCACCACCCATTCCGATGATTTTGTGCTTAGGAAGATCTGAAGTTTTGTGTACCAGATATGCCATGGTATCCATCGGGTTAGAAACCACAATAATGATTACTTCAGGAGAATGTTTTACCAAGTTTGCCGTAACATCTTTTACGATTCCTGCATTGATACCGATTAATTCCTCTCTCGTCATTCCCGGTTTTCTCGGGATTCCTGATGTTATCACTGCTACATGAGAACCTGCAGTTTTGCTGTAATCTCCTGTTGTTCCGGTA encodes:
- a CDS encoding malate dehydrogenase, giving the protein MKVTVVGAGAVGASCAEYIAMKNFCSEVVLVDIKEGFAEGKAMDLMQTASLNGFDTKITGTTGDYSKTAGSHVAVITSGIPRKPGMTREELIGINAGIVKDVTANLVKHSPEVIIIVVSNPMDTMAYLVHKTSDLPKHKIIGMGGALDSARFKYRLAEALEAPISDVDGMVIAAHSDTGMLPLLSKATRNGVPVTEFLDDEQQKYVIEETKVGGATLTKLLGTSAWYAPGAAVSVMVQAIACDQKKMIPCSLMLEGEYGQNDICLGVPAIIGANGVEKIINVTLTADEQLKFAEAAKAVREVNGDLKF